The Pseudomonas viciae genomic interval CAATGATCACAGGGTGAGTGTCTGCCACCAGTTCCCGGAGCAACTGACACCTTTCGAGCAGCTCACTGGACTTAGGAGCAAACCAGTCAAAACAGATTTGTCCCTCTTCCGCGAACAATCGCTCCCGCTCGGCTTGCCACGCGAGCCACTCGGCCGTCCCCTGCTCTCCTTTCTTCGGCGCTTTTAATCCACCGGACAAGGCCCTTTCATCTTGAGGTAGCAGGATCTTGAGCTTTCCCTTCGGTGAACCAAGCAGGTAGCCATGGCTTTTGAGCAGTGACCAGCAGAAGGAATGGAAGGTCTGGAGACTGAGCTGCGAACGTACCGTCTTATCGACCAGCAGACTCGACGCCTCTGCAACCCTAGCCACGGCTGCGCGAGAAAAACTGAGGAAGAGTATTGACTGCCCCGGCTGCAACCCAGCAGCAATAATCTTCGTGGCTTTCTGAAGGGCGATAGTGGTCTTCCCGCTGCCAGGCCCTCCAACAATCAGGAGGTGGGCATCCTCGTCCAGAATCGTCTGACGCCGCTCGCAGATGATCATAGGGCTCCTACCAGATCCTCTTCATCCTCTTCCTCAGCCGGTCTATCACCGGGGCGAGCGGCAGGACCAGGTTTTGGAAAGTCGTTATAAACACGCGTCAGGAAGTCTGTGATGCCCGGAGGTAGCTCATGCAGCGCGCAAAGGTCCAGCAACCGGGCTGCATACCCATTGCCCTTGTTGCTCTTGAGCGCCTTGAGCATGTTATCCGTTACGCCCTTGTCATCAGGGCGCTCGGCGGGGATGCCAATGTTCCCCTGGTCACCAGATTCACGAAGCGCGCAAAGGAACGTCCATTGGTGCTCGACCGGCGTCTGGGTTACCAGGAGCTGCTCGATGTTCGGGAAAGGAATCTCGTTCGGGAAGTCGAAGGCTTCCGCAAATTTTTGATTTTCCTCCGCCTTGCGTGACTTGTAGTCATAGAACGCATACGTTCGTAGGCCAAGCGCCTTGAAGAATGCACCGAAATTAGGCAACGAACCGTCGCCCTCGACGGGGAAAATCGTGATACCTGCCAAATCCAGGGCAAACAGATCTGGGTTGGCCTGCTCCATCTTCTCAGCGACTGCAGTCAACGCACCGTGCTCGGTGATCCCCTCCGCGACAATCACCCCAGGGCCCAGCATCGCTTCCGCCAGGCCACGGCGGGCATGGCGCTTGTACATCTTGCCTTTCAGTGTGGTGCCAGAAGCGACGGTCGTCGACTCCACTGTCGCCTCGCCATTACGCCGTAGGATGATGATCTGTGAGGGGTCGAATCGCTCGATCACATACGGGGAATGCGAGGTGACAAAGCACTGAGTCGTCTCTTCTAGAAGGTACTTCGAAATTCGCCGCTGCGTATGCGGTGGCAGGGCAATCTCAGGCTCCTCCATCGCGAAAATCACGTTGTCCTTTTTCACCTCGGCGATGAAAGACAGGAGTGCTAGCACAAGGGTGTTTAGCGTACCTGTCCCGACATGCTGGAATGGGACTGGCTTTTGGTCAGCGGTGATTGAAATGAAGAATGACATCGTCTTGCGCAGGTGCTCTCGCGTGAGCTGCGAAACGAACAACTGGGTCGCCTTTCCAGCGCCACCTACGGATATGTACTGAGCAAGCCTCTCTTCAATCGAATCCAGTACTGGCCGAAGGTCGGCAGCATCCGAATCAATCGGAGGATCTAGCTCCCGAAGCCGCTTGATAGACTTTTCCCATAGGCCAGTACGAACACCTTGCAACCGGAGGATCAGGTCGAGCAAAGAACCTCGCTCAAGGCTGAGAGCCCGTGAGCCTGTGCGCAAAGTCCGAAGGTAGAGAAACCCAAACAGCCGCTTCACTGTTTTCTTTACACGCTGAAGCTCGCCGTCTTCGAGGCTGGGGCTGTATGAGAAGAACGTGTCCGCCTCGAACTCATCCTCCTCCGGGTTGTAGAAGGCTTGGGTCTCAATGCGCAGGCATCGAATAACATCGGGAGGGACGGCGGCATCTACCTCACCTGCCTCCAACAGACGTTCCTCTTTGACATGCCACAGCTCCGTGTGGGCGGCGCAGGTGCGCTCAACCTCGCCACTGAGATCCACCAGCATGACTTCGATCCTGATCTTTACGGGAGTGGCCCCGTCAGCATCCAGGTACGAGGCGTTGTAAAAATCGAACTCTTGAACCGGGGGAAAGCGGGAAAGCCTGTCCGGACTGAGCACAAGGTCCAAAGCCTCGCAAATCGTGCTCTTCCCGACGTTATTGCCCCCTACCAACAGAGTGTGTCCGTCAAACGTAAGGTCAGCTGACTTTACACCCCGAAAATTTTCAATCTTCAAATTGATGACGCGCATTTCCGCAAATCCCTATGCCTGTTCGACACCTGAGCTTGGCTCATCCAGCCGACGCTGCATAGCCATTACTGCGGAAAAAATGGTCATCATGAGATTCATGATCAATTCATTCTGAAACGCTGCCTTACATGCTTTGAGTAGGTAGCAGGTGCCGCTCGTAACGTGATGGGATGCTCAGCTATATCCAAGCAGGCCTACAAGAGCCTCGCTTAGCGCTGGAGAAAATTACTCCACGATGCCAAAGTGACTTAGCATCGGCTGATTTAATTATTGCCTTCCGTTCTTATATGCCCAGTGGGCCAAGGATGTCCTGCATGTACAACCTGTTGATGACTGCTGGCGAAGATGACTGGAACAATCCCACATGGACCATGAGTAGAGATCGATTTCTCGAACACACCGTGGCCGCGATCAGGGAAAGGTATCAAAACCTGAGCCCGGATGCCCTCCAACACCTCAGGCAAATACCCACCCTATTTGCTTACGAAGAGTTTCGCAACCAGCCAGCACGGGTTGGCCGCGTTACAGAAATTCAGCAATTGCAGAATGCGCTTCGAATCACCCTGGCAATTGATCCGCACATTCCACCGATTCCACAGACGGTGTTTAGGACGATCTACGCAGACCTTGATATTAACACGCGTAATTTTGAGCATAGCCGCACCCATTGGGCCCTCAAAGATGTAGATCTACCCAACGTCCTCGCAGCGCACAACCTATCGGGAACCGCACAACTGCTGCCGCAATCTAGGCCGCCGAAGGTTTTCGTCTCATACTCGTGGGATTCGCCAGAGCACCGCCAGTGGGTTGCTCACCTGGCCGCAACACTGCGCTCCAATGGGATAGATGCCATTCTCGATCAATGGCACGTTCGAGGCGGAGAGGACCTTGCAGCGTTCATGGACCGATCTCTTCGAGAAGCGGATCGTGTGTTGGTCATCTGTACAGACGGGTACTACCAACGCGCAGTCGCGAGACAAGGTGGAGTGGGATATGAGCACTCCATGGTCACTGGGGAGTTGATGAGAAATGTGGGCTCCAACAAATTCATCCCGATAGTGCGTCAATCAGGGACCCAAACGCAGGTCCCCCCCGAGCTAAGTGGCCGGTTGCGATTTGATCTGGCTCCTGGCCCTAACTACCTCACGCATCTTGATGCCCTTATCAGAGACCTGCACAACGTTCCGACTCCGATTCCACCATTGGGGCAGAACCCATTCCTATAACTATTCGGCGTCAGCAATCGAATCAGGCATCTGGAATGGAGAGCGAACCGCCTGCCATTCTCTGGCGACTTTCCGCGTAGCGGGCTACATGCCGACCTGGGTGAAGCCATAACATCAAGCACCTGCGGGGCCGGCCCTGACCAAGGGCAGACCACAGGCCATTACTGCATCAGCCCTCTTCAGCCCGTCTTTTAGACCGAGCAGGACACTACTGATACGCCACGTTTTTCTGGGATACTGGGCCATGGATTAGTCCAGAAGCCTCTAGCATGGGCTCTGGCGGTTAGTAATTGAGCAATACGTTCGGATGCACAAATGTCAAGGATTGATCTGAAGGTTCCGTTTTCACAGAAAGATGAAGCGAAATCACTGGGCGCTCGATGGGACCCAAGCCTGAAGACCTGGTATATCCCCGAGGGCGTCGCAATAGGCCCCTTGGCCCGATGGCTGCCGGTGACAGAGCATTCAGACTTGGAGCACGGACCGGAATTTTGCGTCAGAGCGCCTTACTACTACGTCATGGAGTCAATCTCCGACTGCTGGAGCTGCTCCAATTGGACCCGCGTATTTTCGTTCAAGCTGCCAGAAGAGCACGAAGAATTCGTGTACGCGGAAGATGAAGACGAAGGTTTCGCGCTCACGAGCAACCTCGGTGAGTGGAAGCGACATGGGTATCGTGGAACGGTCTCCAACGTGGACTGCCTCTCCCCGCAGGTCACGAAGCAGATCCATCGCTTTACCAACAAGTTCAAGCACGCCTACAGCAAAACGGTTGGCAGCCGTTACCTGATGAATCACTGCGAACACTGCGGGGCAAAGCTCGGCGATTTTTTCATGCACAGCGAACCTGGCGGGGCTTTTTTTCCGACCACACCAGACGAAGCTCAGCGGATGTCTCTTGTCAGAATCAACGAACGGTTCGATGCGAACTGTAGCGTCGGCTTCGCCTCCGAAGACTTTTTCGACTGGATGCAGATTCGCGAGCAACCCTAATCACAACGTTTAACCACCCGATAGCCCGATGGCTGTCCCCCGCACATCCTTGGCAAATTAGCTAATGGTCGCCCTCTCTCAGTGAGCGATAACGGATGCGCCCAGCAAATCACTCCAATCCAACTGACCTACGTTGATGCCAGGCCCCTGTACCATCACTGTGCTACCATCAATGACTCTCAGCTGACGTCAGAAGCGCTCGGCACTCATAGTCACTACGGACGAGCATGGCATGGACGATCAGACACACAGTTCACCTGATGCTAATACAGATGCAGAGATTAAAAGCTCTGAGGTGAAATCGCTTGTTGTGTTGAACGCATGTGCCGCGAAGTTTTTCAAGAAAAAACTCGGCGGCCTATCGTTCTACGATAGTAATAAAGGCAGCGACTGGGACCTAGCGTCCCCAGTATGTGTTGACTTCGTCAATCTCATTGGCAAGAAGTTTTCCAGAAGCGGAAGGATCTACGGATACGTGGACCCGAACATGCTCGCTGCTGCCGATAATTTCTCAAAATATTCTAGCAACCTCGATTTCCACGCGCTTGTCACTGGCGTTATGGAACGGCTGTGCCACGAGGCAAACGACCCGGCACGTCGCTCTCTCAATGAGGGTTACGTTGTATTTTCACACTATCAAGACTACCGACAGGTCGATCACCTCTTGATTGTCATGCTTGGCAAAAAAGGCGGATATGATTTTGACGATGACACCAACCTTAATCCGAAAGGTACGGAAAGTCTGAACCTTCAAGATTTCCGCCAAGCCTCTTGCATGGACCTGACGGAATTCAGAAAAGGCTTCCCCGAAAATACAGGTGATTCCTACCTCTATTTTATTAAAGGAAATTCTAAAAGCGAATTCTTCAACGTTGCACTGGGTTGCTCTGATTCAATGCCAGGAAAAGTCTGCGTTGACAACCTAAAAAACGCTCTGGGTGCATACCTTACTGACGAAGCAGGTGATCTGCCCTCCTCGGAACGGCGCACAATTCACAATCGCGTCGTTAACTATATCGAAAGCAAAGCAGGCGAACGTGTACACCTTTCCGAAATCCAGCACGTTATCAACAAATGCCTGCAACCAGGCTCGCCTCACCTTGGCGGCCTCATGAAATTTATCTCAGAAAACTCTGAGCGCTTTAAGGTGAGCGAAGAATTCCAGCCCTCTGGTGTCGCTGCTAAAAGCATGGGATATGTAGATGTTAAGCTGCCGTCCGGAGAGTTCGCGGGGCGCTTGAAACTAGACGCCGTGGCCGTTGGTGACAGCACTGCCGACCTTAGCGTCGACAAGGACTTCGTGTACCTAAAGGTGAAGCTCCCAAGCGACGTATCAAACAGGCTTAAGGGCATAAATGCTGAGGATCCATCGTCAGGATCCCAAGATGCTTGATCGTATCTCGTTGGATGATGATCAGCTCATATTCGATACGGAGTCGCTGGATATAAAGGACGCCCATGAGTTCCTCAAAACTTATGGCTGCCACAGTCCTGACAATCTGGATCTGATTGGGCATGAGCTTTTCCTGCTGAAGCCCTCAGCATGGGACGAGGGCTACGTGCCCTTCTTTGCCAACGCCGAGGCAATGTGGCATGCGCTACGAACGCGCAGCGCAAAGCCTGGACACGTGCAAATCATCGGCATGAACGAGGATCAGCATGCGTCGGTTTCCCGACTGTTAGACCTGTACTTTTTAGTTAGAGAAACACTCAAAACGCTTTGCCATAGCGAAGGCGACGACAGCCAGATCCTCAAGTATATTTTCTTCAGCTCTAAAGAGTCACTTCTTACAAAGCTGGAAGTCTCGTACCTGATGGCATGCGATGAGCTAATGGCCATCAAAGTCGACGAAAAAGGCATGAAGCACGCTCAAACGATGCATGCAGCTGTGATGGCAGACGAGGACGTTCACTGCGAAGAAAGACGTCACGTTATGCGAGAAACGCTGACGGAATTCTTGAAGGATGAGAAAGACTACAACATCCGCATGATAATGGTGTCCATCTCGACCTTCTACAAGAAATACAATGAGCGCTATAAGGTTTATGTAAGCAAATTCTCAGTCAACAAAATTCTCACTGAGATTGAAAGTGATTGCGTTAGTTTTTTAGGTAAGGTCCAAGAAGCCATCATGGCCCAGCAGACGAAGGCGTTTGCTGTGCCAGGTGGCATAGTGGCAGCTGGTGCTATTTTAAAACCTGCTACGACCGCATGGGATTATCTCGTCATACTCGTGGGGCTGATCATTTCAACCTGGATGATCACTTCGTTAAACAACAACGTAATCAGCCACATCAACCTGCTTGCAGAGGAGTTCGAGCGCTCCACCAAAAAGTACGATGACATCGTCGTGGGCGTAGAAGAGATTCAAGAAAAAATTGAAGACTCACGAATAAAGCTTTCAACTTCGTCTAAGTCCGCCAACTCCAAGCTTAACGGGCTAACCCGCGTATGCTGGCTAATATTCATACTGGTAAGCCTGATTTTGCTCAAACGCTTCTTGGAAACGTGATGGTCGTGATAGAGACGGTAGCTACCTGCCATCCCCCCTGATACAGATCCATTAGTGCTTTCGATGGCCATCACTAGCGGGTCAGCGCCAGAGCCAATTAGGCTACCGTAGCGCTCCATCGGAGCGTGAATTTACCCTGCCGGAACGTCTACCTGACAAGCCATCACCTGCTCCGAAGGACACAATGCACGCAAAGCCCCATAGACTGAATGAGTTCACCAGTCGAGATGTTTGGTGCTGGAGGAGGCGTCCAGTTAGGGCAACCCAACCTGCGGCATGTAAGCCTTGGGCACAGGCCATGGGACGCCGACCTCTAGTGCATCTAACAAATCCGCCCAATATTGCATCATCCTACGTCTCGGCTCGACGTATTCCGCATGGTTGTTCGCATCAGCGTGCGAAAGCTGCGCCTCAATCCATTCTTCGACAAAACCAACCTCGTTGAGCGCCGTTGAGATGGTGGCCCTGATGCCATGACCGGTGAGCCTCCCTTTGTAACCCATCCGGCTAATGGCGGTGTTAAGGGTATTTTCACTGATCATTTCCTGCGGTTTGAATCGGTGAACCAGCAGATACTGCACCGCGCCCCCTTAACCGCATCAGCCGCTGCACAATTGCAATCGCTTGAGCAGAAAGCGGAATCACATAAGGTGGGATCTCATTCCCCTGTGTTCGCACACGACTCCGGAGTTGCTTCACACCCTCCGGCGGCACCAGCCAGACCCCCTTGTCGAAGTCGAATTAGTCTGGCGTCGCCGCCCGTAGCTCTCCTGTGCGCACGCCCGTCAGCAGCAATAGACGAATGCCAATGCCAGCGCTTCGAACCAGTCGTATGCACCTGCAGAGATAAGCCATTCCTATCAGTTAACGTATAAGGAGCATAAGAATTATGTGTATATGACCAATATCAATTATGGACTTGCCCCTACCAAACTGGACACCAACTCCCCGTTAAATTGATGTTGCTGCCAAGCGCCTGAACTCCCTCGGCGAACGATAGTTCAAGGCGCTGTGCGGATGCTGCTCGTTGTAATGCTCGAAGGCAATCGCCAGGTTACGCAGCGCCGTTTCCCGATCCGGCTTGGGCATGTGCGCCACGTAATCACGTTTGATCGTCTTCACGAAGCTCTCTGCCATGCCGTTGCTCTGCGGGCTACGCACAGGCGTGGTCACCGTCTGCAAACCGATCTGTCGAGCAAACAGGCGCGTCTGTTCGGCGGTGTAGGCCGAACCGTTATCGCTGAGCCATTGCACCGGCGTGGCGGGCAGCTGATCACCGAAACGCTTCTCCACGCTTTCCAGCATCAAGTCGCGAATATCATCGCCGCTGTAACCGGTCGGGCTCGCGACCCAGCCGATGGCTTCGCGATCGCAGCAATCGAGGGCGAAGGTCACGCTCAGTTTGGCGCCGTCCTCACAACGGAATTCAAAGCCGTCCGAGCACCAACGCGTATCGCTGGTTTGCACCGCAATACGGCCTTCGTGCCGACGCGGCACGCCGGGTTGTTTGATCCGGCGTTCAAGCAACAGGTTGTGATCACGCATCACCCGGTAAACCCGCTTCACGTTGACCGCGGGTAGCAACTGGGCTTCACGGGCACGACGCAGCAACCCCCAGACTCGACGGTAGCCATAGCTGGGCAGTTCGCTGACCTGTTGCTGGATTTCGGCCACCAACTCAACGTCGTTCACAGGCCTGCTTCGCCGTGTCTTGGGCGATACCGATTGCTTGATTCGAACCGTTAATTGCGAGCGCGCCACACCGAGACATTCGCTGACCAGCTTCACTGGTCGTCCCCCGGCAACAAGGGTGAGTGCGCAATCCATTTTCGCGACCGGGCGATCTCCACGGCTTCTTTGAGGATCTCCGCTTCCATCGTTTTCTTGCCCAGCATCCGTTGCAGTTCACGGATCTGCTTGAGCGCATCGCTCAACTCGGAGGCAGGCACCACGGCTTCGCCCGCGCTGACC includes:
- a CDS encoding toll/interleukin-1 receptor domain-containing protein, which gives rise to MYNLLMTAGEDDWNNPTWTMSRDRFLEHTVAAIRERYQNLSPDALQHLRQIPTLFAYEEFRNQPARVGRVTEIQQLQNALRITLAIDPHIPPIPQTVFRTIYADLDINTRNFEHSRTHWALKDVDLPNVLAAHNLSGTAQLLPQSRPPKVFVSYSWDSPEHRQWVAHLAATLRSNGIDAILDQWHVRGGEDLAAFMDRSLREADRVLVICTDGYYQRAVARQGGVGYEHSMVTGELMRNVGSNKFIPIVRQSGTQTQVPPELSGRLRFDLAPGPNYLTHLDALIRDLHNVPTPIPPLGQNPFL
- a CDS encoding nucleoid-associated protein, with the translated sequence MDDQTHSSPDANTDAEIKSSEVKSLVVLNACAAKFFKKKLGGLSFYDSNKGSDWDLASPVCVDFVNLIGKKFSRSGRIYGYVDPNMLAAADNFSKYSSNLDFHALVTGVMERLCHEANDPARRSLNEGYVVFSHYQDYRQVDHLLIVMLGKKGGYDFDDDTNLNPKGTESLNLQDFRQASCMDLTEFRKGFPENTGDSYLYFIKGNSKSEFFNVALGCSDSMPGKVCVDNLKNALGAYLTDEAGDLPSSERRTIHNRVVNYIESKAGERVHLSEIQHVINKCLQPGSPHLGGLMKFISENSERFKVSEEFQPSGVAAKSMGYVDVKLPSGEFAGRLKLDAVAVGDSTADLSVDKDFVYLKVKLPSDVSNRLKGINAEDPSSGSQDA
- a CDS encoding IS3 family transposase (programmed frameshift): MTNSNDKSGELLGQERRRRWSPEQKLAMVRESLEPGQSVSVVARRNGINANQLFQWRKLYQDGSLSAVSAGEAVVPASELSDALKQIRELQRMLGKKTMEAEILKEAVEIARSRKLDCALTLVAGGRPVKLVSECLGVARSQLTVRIKQSVSPKTRRSRPVNDVELVAEIQQQVSELPSYGYRRVWGLLRRAREAQLLPAVNVKRVYRVMRDHNLLLERRIKQPGVPRRHEGRIAVQTSDTRWCSDGFEFRCEDGAKLSVTFALDCCDREAIGWVASPTGYSGDDIRDLMLESVEKRFGDQLPATPVQWLSDNGSAYTAEQTRLFARQIGLQTVTTPVRSPQSNGMAESFVKTIKRDYVAHMPKPDRETALRNLAIAFEHYNEQHPHSALNYRSPREFRRLAATSI
- a CDS encoding DUF5710 domain-containing protein gives rise to the protein MSRIDLKVPFSQKDEAKSLGARWDPSLKTWYIPEGVAIGPLARWLPVTEHSDLEHGPEFCVRAPYYYVMESISDCWSCSNWTRVFSFKLPEEHEEFVYAEDEDEGFALTSNLGEWKRHGYRGTVSNVDCLSPQVTKQIHRFTNKFKHAYSKTVGSRYLMNHCEHCGAKLGDFFMHSEPGGAFFPTTPDEAQRMSLVRINERFDANCSVGFASEDFFDWMQIREQP
- a CDS encoding ATP-dependent nuclease, translated to MRVINLKIENFRGVKSADLTFDGHTLLVGGNNVGKSTICEALDLVLSPDRLSRFPPVQEFDFYNASYLDADGATPVKIRIEVMLVDLSGEVERTCAAHTELWHVKEERLLEAGEVDAAVPPDVIRCLRIETQAFYNPEEDEFEADTFFSYSPSLEDGELQRVKKTVKRLFGFLYLRTLRTGSRALSLERGSLLDLILRLQGVRTGLWEKSIKRLRELDPPIDSDAADLRPVLDSIEERLAQYISVGGAGKATQLFVSQLTREHLRKTMSFFISITADQKPVPFQHVGTGTLNTLVLALLSFIAEVKKDNVIFAMEEPEIALPPHTQRRISKYLLEETTQCFVTSHSPYVIERFDPSQIIILRRNGEATVESTTVASGTTLKGKMYKRHARRGLAEAMLGPGVIVAEGITEHGALTAVAEKMEQANPDLFALDLAGITIFPVEGDGSLPNFGAFFKALGLRTYAFYDYKSRKAEENQKFAEAFDFPNEIPFPNIEQLLVTQTPVEHQWTFLCALRESGDQGNIGIPAERPDDKGVTDNMLKALKSNKGNGYAARLLDLCALHELPPGITDFLTRVYNDFPKPGPAARPGDRPAEEEDEEDLVGAL